A genomic region of Chlorobaculum parvum NCIB 8327 contains the following coding sequences:
- the accC gene encoding acetyl-CoA carboxylase biotin carboxylase subunit produces the protein MFKKILIANRGEIALRVMHTCREMGICTVAVYSTADVDSLHVKYADEAVCIGPPLSRESYLNIPRIIAAAEVTNADAIHPGYGFLAENADFSEVCHSSNIKFIGPSADMINRMGDKNTAKSTMIAAGVPVVPGSEGLVEDVGHAIETAKRIGYPVIIKPTAGGGGKGMRVVHEESQLEKNLKTAQSEAGMAFGNSGVYIEKFLENPRHIEIQILADQHGNVLHLGERDCTVQRRHQKLIEETPSPVVDEALRTKMGEAAVAAAKAINYEGAGTIEFLLDKHKNFYFMEMNTRIQVEHPVTEQRYDVDLVKEQIRIAAGGSLEGKVFEPRGHSIECRINAEDPEHMFRPSPGEVQVFHTPGGPGVRIDSHCYASYVVPSNYDSMIGKLIVTAHTRDEAIARMSRALDEFIVMGIKTTIPFHKQVMHDPVFRSGEFDTSFLDSFRYEKH, from the coding sequence TTGTTCAAAAAAATACTCATAGCTAACCGTGGAGAGATCGCCTTAAGGGTCATGCACACCTGCCGGGAGATGGGCATTTGCACCGTCGCCGTCTATTCGACCGCCGATGTCGATTCTCTTCATGTCAAGTATGCAGACGAAGCGGTCTGCATCGGCCCGCCCCTTTCGCGTGAAAGCTACCTCAACATCCCGCGCATTATCGCGGCTGCCGAAGTCACCAACGCTGACGCCATTCATCCCGGTTACGGCTTCCTTGCCGAGAACGCCGATTTTTCAGAAGTCTGCCACTCCTCGAATATCAAGTTCATCGGCCCATCGGCTGACATGATCAACCGGATGGGCGACAAGAACACCGCCAAATCGACCATGATCGCCGCCGGCGTGCCGGTGGTGCCCGGTAGCGAAGGCTTGGTCGAGGATGTCGGTCACGCAATCGAAACCGCCAAAAGAATTGGCTACCCGGTCATCATCAAGCCGACTGCCGGTGGCGGCGGCAAGGGTATGAGAGTGGTGCATGAAGAGAGCCAGCTCGAAAAAAACCTCAAGACCGCGCAGAGCGAAGCCGGCATGGCGTTCGGCAACAGCGGCGTCTATATCGAAAAGTTCCTTGAAAATCCTCGTCACATCGAAATTCAGATTCTGGCCGACCAGCACGGCAACGTGCTGCACCTCGGCGAGCGCGACTGCACCGTGCAGCGCCGCCACCAGAAGCTGATCGAGGAGACCCCCTCACCGGTGGTCGATGAAGCCCTGCGCACGAAGATGGGCGAAGCAGCCGTGGCCGCCGCCAAGGCGATCAACTACGAAGGCGCCGGCACCATCGAGTTCCTGCTCGACAAGCACAAGAACTTCTACTTCATGGAGATGAACACCCGCATCCAGGTGGAGCATCCCGTGACCGAGCAGCGCTACGATGTCGATCTGGTCAAGGAGCAGATTCGCATCGCCGCTGGTGGAAGTCTCGAAGGCAAAGTGTTTGAGCCACGCGGCCACTCCATCGAGTGCCGCATCAACGCCGAAGATCCCGAGCACATGTTCAGGCCGTCGCCGGGCGAGGTGCAGGTGTTCCACACTCCGGGCGGGCCGGGCGTCAGAATCGACTCCCACTGCTACGCAAGCTACGTGGTGCCGTCGAACTACGACTCCATGATCGGCAAACTCATCGTCACCGCGCACACCCGCGACGAAGCGATCGCCCGCATGTCGAGAGCGCTCGACGAGTTCATCGTGATGGGCATCAAGACTACCATTCCGTTCCACAAGCAGGTCATGCACGACCCGGTCTTCAGGAGTGGCGAGTTCGACACCAGCTTCCTCGACAGCTTCCGCTACGAAAAGCACTAA